The Salinibacterium sp. M195 genome includes a window with the following:
- a CDS encoding aldo/keto reductase encodes MTQVHPTRSLPGTTSARADAQPHFVTRAIGSSSLRVFPLALSGNVFGWTADDAAATSILDTFAEGEGNFIDTADSYAAGRSELMIGRWMRERRNRDAMVVATKVGKSRENPGMHAEAIKRSVTASLSRLGTSHIDLLYLHIDDESVDFDETLLAVDELIGEGKVRYFGGSDHTGNRLIQARIACGQMGVAPMVAIQSHYNLLHRQEYETGLAHVAAIQGLGMMPRFALASGFLSGKYRQRADLASNPRGHDAAKYLRRKGFKVLNALDEIAEEHDTAVATIALAWLLNKPGVAAPVVSASRATQVPELLAAARVHLTRHQSAELDRASAY; translated from the coding sequence ATGACGCAGGTACACCCGACGCGATCACTGCCGGGTACGACAAGCGCGCGAGCAGATGCTCAGCCGCACTTTGTGACTCGAGCTATCGGTTCGTCATCGCTTCGCGTGTTCCCGCTCGCCCTTAGCGGCAATGTCTTTGGGTGGACGGCCGACGACGCTGCCGCCACTTCAATCCTTGATACCTTCGCCGAGGGCGAGGGTAACTTTATCGATACCGCTGACTCGTATGCAGCCGGTCGAAGTGAATTGATGATCGGCCGGTGGATGCGAGAGCGTCGCAATCGCGATGCGATGGTCGTTGCCACCAAGGTTGGCAAGAGCCGTGAAAATCCGGGCATGCATGCTGAAGCGATCAAGCGCTCAGTCACGGCATCCTTGAGCAGGCTCGGAACCTCGCATATTGACCTGTTGTATCTGCACATCGACGATGAAAGTGTGGATTTCGACGAGACACTCTTGGCGGTTGATGAGCTGATTGGTGAAGGTAAAGTGCGCTACTTTGGCGGCTCGGATCACACAGGGAACCGCCTCATCCAGGCGCGCATCGCGTGTGGCCAAATGGGCGTTGCCCCAATGGTGGCAATTCAGTCTCACTACAATCTGCTGCACCGTCAGGAGTATGAGACGGGGCTTGCCCATGTCGCAGCAATCCAGGGTTTAGGCATGATGCCTCGATTTGCACTCGCCAGTGGCTTCCTGAGCGGTAAATACCGGCAGCGCGCCGATCTTGCTTCCAACCCGCGGGGGCACGACGCAGCCAAGTATTTGCGGCGTAAGGGCTTCAAAGTGCTGAACGCCTTGGATGAAATCGCCGAAGAACATGACACCGCGGTCGCGACGATCGCGTTGGCGTGGCTTCTCAATAAGCCAGGAGTCGCTGCACCGGTCGTCAGTGCGAGTCGCGCGACTCAGGTTCCGGAGTTGCTCGCCGCCGCACGGGTACACCTGACGCGTCATCAGTCGGCCGAACTCGATCGAGCCTCCGCCTATTAG
- a CDS encoding YbhB/YbcL family Raf kinase inhibitor-like protein, producing MNDPNWNLPDVPTFTLESPDFEADGRLPQWARSGIAHAGGEDRSPTLHWHGFPSGTKSFVLTVFDPDAPTGSGWWHWAVFNIPASIESLPQNAGSADGESMPHGAITLPNELRLEAFQGAAPPAGHGDHRYIFTLSALNTELLEIPVGSTPAMLGFVLRDHIVARAQLIGLSSTE from the coding sequence GTGAATGACCCGAACTGGAATCTTCCCGACGTACCCACGTTCACGCTCGAAAGCCCCGACTTCGAGGCTGATGGGAGGTTGCCGCAGTGGGCACGTTCCGGCATCGCGCACGCCGGAGGCGAGGACCGCTCCCCCACACTCCACTGGCACGGATTCCCTTCCGGCACCAAAAGCTTCGTCCTCACCGTATTCGACCCCGATGCGCCGACGGGTAGTGGCTGGTGGCATTGGGCCGTGTTCAACATCCCCGCGTCTATCGAGTCGTTGCCACAGAATGCGGGAAGTGCCGATGGCGAATCGATGCCTCACGGCGCGATCACCCTCCCGAACGAACTGCGGCTCGAGGCATTTCAGGGCGCGGCACCTCCTGCCGGCCATGGAGACCATCGCTACATTTTCACCCTGAGCGCTCTGAACACTGAGCTCCTAGAGATTCCGGTAGGAAGCACACCAGCGATGCTCGGTTTTGTTCTCCGCGATCACATCGTCGCTCGAGCCCAGTTGATAGGACTCTCAAGCACGGAGTAA